A genome region from Lactobacillus sp. ESL0791 includes the following:
- a CDS encoding PTS sugar transporter subunit IIB — protein MANITLTRVDNRLMHGQVIVKWTRVADCNRILIVDDALKNDSFMVDIYKMAAPSGINVELMSTQEAGNEYQKNQLGDGKILLLFKTIASASSAYKKGLLFPSLQLGGIPNEPGKIKIVTAVSTSPDEINKIKELHENGVDITAQVIPEESKLNYDEIINRAGI, from the coding sequence ATGGCAAATATTACATTAACACGAGTTGATAATCGACTTATGCATGGTCAAGTAATCGTAAAGTGGACGCGTGTTGCTGACTGCAATCGAATTTTGATCGTAGATGACGCATTAAAAAATGATTCTTTTATGGTGGATATTTATAAAATGGCGGCTCCATCAGGAATCAATGTTGAACTAATGTCTACTCAAGAAGCGGGGAATGAATACCAAAAAAATCAATTAGGTGATGGAAAAATTCTGCTTTTATTTAAAACAATCGCTTCTGCAAGCTCAGCATATAAAAAAGGATTGCTCTTTCCATCATTGCAGTTAGGTGGAATTCCTAATGAGCCTGGAAAGATCAAGATTGTAACTGCGGTGTCAACTAGTCCCGATGAAATAAATAAAATAAAAGAATTGCATGAAAATGGTGTGGACATTACTGCACAAGTAATTCCCGAAGAATCTAAGCTTAATTACGACGAGATTATAAATCGTGCGGGTATTTAA
- a CDS encoding PTS sugar transporter subunit IIB, whose product MNIFRCDDRLIHGQVIYRWLRDKGLSSIIIIDNEAANDLQEKSIIQMSVNKRYALKFMEVQELKNFSSQNDDNLFVFSQLPIAVILYNKGILTDELVIGRLSTGIGKRKLIEGVYINKDDEAALRYLASHKIKIVHKMLPSDEAVNINDFL is encoded by the coding sequence TTGAATATTTTTCGTTGTGATGATCGCTTAATTCACGGACAAGTAATTTACCGTTGGCTACGAGATAAAGGACTTTCTTCCATAATAATCATCGATAATGAAGCTGCAAACGACTTGCAGGAAAAAAGTATTATCCAAATGTCTGTTAATAAAAGATATGCATTAAAATTTATGGAAGTTCAAGAACTAAAAAATTTTTCCTCTCAAAATGACGATAACCTCTTTGTATTTAGCCAATTGCCAATAGCTGTTATTTTATACAATAAAGGTATTTTAACAGATGAATTAGTTATTGGCAGATTGTCTACAGGAATTGGGAAAAGAAAGCTGATAGAAGGAGTATATATCAACAAGGACGATGAAGCTGCCTTGAGATACTTGGCTTCGCATAAAATTAAAATTGTTCACAAAATGCTGCCGAGTGATGAGGCTGTGAATATTAATGATTTTTTATAA
- a CDS encoding PTS sugar transporter subunit IIA, translating to MTEILIITHGNFGKSLLESCKLITGDLKNCCALGLQKDESVDDLKDKAQEKIQELKSKGDVIVLVDILGGSPSNVANILLKKIGGFKIIVGVNLPLLISLALSKNDVSDKKFMQQLINTTKDSIRLIE from the coding sequence ATGACAGAAATTTTAATTATTACACATGGAAATTTTGGAAAATCGTTGTTAGAAAGCTGCAAATTAATAACTGGTGATCTGAAAAACTGCTGCGCTTTGGGATTACAAAAAGATGAATCTGTTGATGATCTAAAAGATAAAGCTCAAGAAAAGATCCAGGAATTAAAATCTAAAGGAGACGTAATTGTACTGGTGGATATATTAGGAGGCTCACCTAGCAATGTTGCCAACATACTTTTGAAAAAAATTGGTGGTTTTAAAATTATTGTTGGTGTTAACCTTCCCTTGTTAATTAGTCTAGCTTTGTCTAAAAATGATGTTTCAGATAAAAAATTTATGCAACAACTTATTAACACTACAAAAGATTCAATTCGCTTGATTGAATAG